One region of Verrucomicrobiota bacterium genomic DNA includes:
- a CDS encoding PEP-CTERM sorting domain-containing protein (PEP-CTERM proteins occur, often in large numbers, in the proteomes of bacteria that also encode an exosortase, a predicted intramembrane cysteine proteinase. The presence of a PEP-CTERM domain at a protein's C-terminus predicts cleavage within the sorting domain, followed by covalent anchoring to some some component of the (usually Gram-negative) cell surface. Many PEP-CTERM proteins exhibit an unusual sequence composition that includes large numbers of potential glycosylation sites. Expression of one such protein has been shown restore the ability of a bacterium to form floc, a type of biofilm.) translates to MRNAIPYLLLLATAQSLPAVMNLYEIDASGVATKSPFLDVDIGAFATWILEDGDTLSGTPISGSVDVTGLDPGDSLVTISTSSLTNILAFSNDGDLYQITTAGVASKPAFLDVDFGAFAAWILEDGDTLSGTPISGSVDVTGLDPGDSLTDISTSSAGFVVAYSNDGDIYQITTTGVASKYSFLDVDFGAVDSWILVDGDTLFGTSVFGNLDVTGLDPGDSLISISSSDGSTVYAFAIPEPQSALLFGLSISVFVTLRRRIKQTEQGTVNQH, encoded by the coding sequence ATGAGAAATGCCATTCCATATCTGTTGCTACTAGCGACAGCCCAGAGCTTACCGGCTGTCATGAACTTGTATGAGATTGATGCTTCCGGGGTTGCGACCAAATCGCCTTTCCTGGATGTCGACATCGGCGCCTTCGCAACTTGGATACTCGAGGACGGCGACACACTCTCTGGTACTCCAATTAGCGGTAGTGTCGATGTAACGGGCCTCGATCCTGGAGACTCGCTCGTGACAATTTCAACATCGTCTTTGACAAATATACTCGCTTTTTCAAACGATGGCGACCTCTACCAAATCACGACAGCCGGCGTGGCTTCCAAGCCTGCTTTTCTGGATGTCGACTTCGGCGCCTTCGCAGCTTGGATACTCGAAGATGGTGACACACTCTCTGGTACTCCAATTAGCGGTAGCGTCGACGTAACGGGCCTCGACCCAGGCGACTCTTTAACAGACATTTCAACGTCGAGTGCCGGATTCGTGGTCGCGTATTCAAACGATGGTGACATCTACCAAATTACGACTACGGGTGTGGCCTCCAAATATTCTTTTCTGGACGTGGACTTTGGGGCTGTAGATTCATGGATTCTTGTAGACGGAGATACACTCTTCGGCACTTCAGTCTTTGGGAACCTAGATGTAACTGGTCTCGACCCAGGAGACTCATTGATATCAATCTCATCGTCAGATGGTTCAACTGTCTATGCATTTGCCATTCCTGAACCCCAGTCGGCGCTTCTTTTTGGTTTATCGATTTCGGTTTTTGTAACTCTGCGTCGCCGAATCAAACAGACCGAACAAGGCACGGTAAATCAGCATTGA
- a CDS encoding DNA glycosylase, with the protein MSLTSVHSESSVCTGTLPFSITGGEEVVSEILLGGQSFLWDKAGQNCWVGVQERKVFRLVLGSDNRLNWGCLSGPSSEACASIESLFAVSTDFEELTDRLPWRSDFLLQSAIQNFMGLRILRQDCGVILLSFLLSPLKRIDQIREGLRSLSKRWGDPLGSGFHAPPEWSTLKEVPEKELRECGIGYRARSIHKTSKVLAAKPCFLEEMEEKSTAEARKGLMTLPGVGRKIADCVLLFGLGRLEAFPIDTWIHRFLVEEYQLTDYSENQLQTFAAAHFGMSAGFAQQFLFAHARKNLAQ; encoded by the coding sequence ATGAGTCTAACTAGCGTGCATTCCGAATCGAGTGTTTGCACCGGAACACTTCCCTTCTCCATCACAGGAGGCGAAGAGGTCGTTTCCGAAATTCTTCTTGGGGGACAGTCTTTTCTCTGGGATAAAGCCGGCCAGAATTGTTGGGTTGGCGTGCAGGAAAGGAAAGTCTTCCGGCTAGTGCTCGGTTCCGACAATCGATTGAATTGGGGATGCCTGAGTGGTCCCTCCTCAGAAGCTTGTGCATCAATCGAAAGTCTATTTGCGGTATCGACAGACTTTGAAGAATTGACGGACCGTTTACCTTGGAGGTCGGATTTTCTTTTACAGTCGGCGATCCAGAATTTTATGGGGCTTCGGATACTCCGGCAGGACTGCGGAGTGATCTTGCTATCCTTTCTCCTTAGCCCGTTGAAACGGATTGATCAAATTCGGGAAGGACTACGAAGTTTATCGAAGCGATGGGGTGATCCGCTCGGTAGTGGTTTCCACGCGCCACCCGAGTGGTCGACGCTCAAAGAGGTTCCTGAAAAGGAGTTGCGCGAATGCGGAATCGGATACAGGGCAAGGTCTATCCACAAGACCTCTAAGGTGCTGGCAGCGAAGCCCTGTTTTTTGGAGGAAATGGAAGAGAAATCAACTGCCGAAGCCCGCAAAGGCCTCATGACCCTCCCCGGAGTCGGTCGGAAAATCGCAGATTGTGTGCTCTTGTTTGGACTTGGAAGGCTCGAGGCATTTCCAATCGATACCTGGATCCACCGCTTTTTGGTCGAGGAGTATCAACTGACTGACTACAGCGAGAATCAGCTACAGACTTTTGCTGCAGCCCACTTTGGAATGTCCGCAGGTTTTGCCCAGCAGTTTCTTTTCGCTCATGCCCGAAAAAACCTCGCGCAGTGA
- the gcvT gene encoding glycine cleavage system aminomethyltransferase GcvT: protein MGTTLLVSDTESILRRTSFFETHVAASARIVDFAGWEMPVSYRGILEEHRQVRDRVGVFDVSHMGEFMVSGSQADEFLDYVLTNRIGNCPPGKAVYSPMCNEAGGVVDDLIAYRLTEDSFLVVVNASNREKDWRWMNERSGLFDVSLADESEDWALLAVQGPQAVSYLNDVLEVDWSGVKRFHLLQAEVAGISIVASRTGYTGEDGFELFVRAENALELAKRLKAGDTIEWIGLGARDSLRLEAGLPLYGHELTEQISPVAAGFGWAVKEEKPRFVGKDALQLEKQIGSEQTVRFFTVGDRRIAREEMLLYSEDEEIGKVLSGSKSPILDKPIGSALIDASFTGDTAEVDSRGKRLPVIFAKPPLHR, encoded by the coding sequence GTGGGGACTACTCTACTAGTGTCGGATACGGAATCGATTCTAAGGCGTACCTCTTTCTTTGAAACCCATGTTGCGGCGAGTGCAAGAATTGTGGATTTTGCGGGATGGGAGATGCCGGTCTCTTACCGAGGGATCCTGGAAGAGCATCGTCAGGTCCGGGATAGAGTAGGCGTCTTTGACGTTTCCCACATGGGGGAATTCATGGTTTCCGGTTCGCAGGCAGATGAGTTTCTAGATTATGTGCTTACCAATCGCATCGGCAATTGTCCTCCCGGTAAGGCAGTCTACAGCCCCATGTGCAATGAAGCGGGTGGAGTGGTTGACGACTTGATTGCATATCGCCTGACCGAAGACTCTTTCCTCGTCGTTGTAAACGCGTCGAATCGAGAAAAGGATTGGCGGTGGATGAACGAGCGGTCTGGACTTTTCGACGTTTCTTTGGCCGACGAATCAGAGGATTGGGCGCTTTTAGCAGTTCAGGGCCCACAAGCAGTTTCCTACCTGAACGATGTGCTTGAGGTAGACTGGAGCGGCGTGAAGCGGTTTCACCTGTTACAGGCCGAAGTCGCCGGCATTTCTATCGTTGCCAGTCGAACAGGCTACACTGGAGAGGATGGTTTTGAACTGTTTGTGAGGGCAGAGAACGCGCTGGAGCTGGCAAAGAGATTGAAAGCGGGAGATACGATCGAATGGATTGGTCTTGGAGCGCGGGATAGTCTTCGACTCGAGGCGGGTCTACCGCTGTACGGGCATGAGTTGACGGAACAGATCTCACCGGTTGCAGCTGGCTTTGGTTGGGCTGTAAAGGAAGAGAAACCGCGTTTTGTTGGGAAAGATGCTCTTCAGCTCGAGAAACAGATCGGTTCGGAACAAACCGTTCGCTTTTTTACCGTTGGGGATCGGCGGATCGCTCGCGAAGAGATGCTTTTATACTCGGAAGATGAAGAGATTGGAAAGGTGCTTTCCGGCTCCAAGAGTCCGATTCTGGATAAGCCGATTGGTTCTGCCCTAATCGATGCCTCTTTTACTGGGGATACGGCGGAAGTTGACTCGAGAGGTAAACGGCTCCCTGTCATTTTTGCTAAACCACCCTTGCACCGATAA
- the gcvH gene encoding glycine cleavage system protein GcvH → MSNTPSDLQYTRDHEWVKIEAGVATVGITDHAQEALGDITFVELPDVGSEFSSGDTFGVVESVKAASDIYLPVGGVVEGVNSDLEDSPETLNSDPYGEGWLIRVRISEDAATDDLMDAQAYGEYCENE, encoded by the coding sequence ATGAGCAACACTCCTAGCGATCTTCAATACACGAGAGACCACGAGTGGGTGAAAATTGAAGCAGGTGTAGCCACCGTAGGAATTACTGACCACGCTCAGGAAGCGTTAGGCGACATCACTTTTGTCGAGCTGCCAGACGTTGGTTCGGAGTTCAGCTCAGGGGACACTTTTGGCGTGGTGGAGTCCGTGAAAGCCGCATCAGATATTTATCTGCCGGTTGGAGGAGTAGTTGAAGGCGTGAATAGTGATCTCGAAGACTCTCCAGAGACTTTGAATTCAGATCCTTACGGAGAGGGTTGGTTGATTCGAGTGCGAATCTCTGAAGACGCAGCAACGGACGATCTGATGGATGCGCAAGCCTACGGCGAATATTGTGAGAACGAGTGA
- a CDS encoding type II toxin-antitoxin system Phd/YefM family antitoxin yields MQTISSNTAKQSLGTVLQTAQHEPVLIEKHTHPTAVILSVAEYDRLKSGRAPARKAGFPSQVQERAALAAKSLPVVRKSHEGSGTRYSPMEMVELVKLAEFGEGGE; encoded by the coding sequence ATGCAGACTATTTCATCCAATACAGCTAAACAGTCTTTGGGAACCGTTCTCCAAACGGCACAGCATGAGCCAGTGCTCATTGAAAAGCATACGCATCCCACCGCAGTCATCTTGTCGGTGGCGGAGTACGACCGTCTCAAATCTGGGAGAGCTCCGGCACGCAAGGCGGGATTCCCGTCCCAAGTTCAGGAGAGAGCTGCCTTGGCAGCAAAGTCGCTTCCTGTTGTCCGCAAATCGCACGAGGGCTCCGGCACTCGCTATTCTCCTATGGAAATGGTGGAGTTGGTGAAGTTAGCTGAGTTTGGCGAGGGCGGTGAGTAA
- the lnt gene encoding apolipoprotein N-acyltransferase, whose product MNVAQEEKEKGGVRASGWFLTGMIVLCAVLRFCLFPPISLAEAAYVFLVPLLLVDWSSASKRRVFLLGWLSAFLFWTASLIWLRHVTVAGTLGLSGILAVFFGIWLVAFAKLIRPSGRWWISLAAASLWVVLEWVRSWIFWGFPWNPVSVSQWNRPAVLSLVSVTGGWGLSFLLVWLNVALAEWLVRPFTEWKRKGFLPFARRVPLMVVLPLGILMVSAGWFFFTINDREPSQPIRVGFVQPYLSMKWDREQVSANLDTLWEETLAVGDDEPDLILWPESSTPLPIVGNDGLRIGVERLATRIGAPILMGNMAFYREDEYYENGVFYVDPEDGLAEEYYAKRELVPFGEFIPFRQFLPFLETVVPIGLDCRPGDRPVLFPFPVEGQTNEQIGALVCYEDVFPGLARSTAAAGADWLFVATNNVWYGEEAGAYQHAVHAVLRAVETRRPILRSGNGGWSGWIDEWGRVRSVVENEEGTIYFRGGEVIPVERELRFAGYQTPFVRWGDWFVGLSAVVLLASIIRLLSTRQNNQPQ is encoded by the coding sequence GTGAACGTGGCACAAGAGGAGAAGGAAAAAGGAGGCGTTCGCGCATCTGGGTGGTTTCTCACCGGGATGATCGTGCTTTGCGCAGTTTTGCGGTTTTGCCTCTTTCCTCCCATCTCACTTGCCGAAGCAGCTTACGTTTTTCTTGTTCCGCTACTGCTGGTTGACTGGTCGAGTGCCTCAAAACGGCGTGTCTTCCTTCTTGGCTGGCTTTCCGCTTTTCTCTTCTGGACGGCATCCTTGATCTGGTTGCGGCATGTCACTGTAGCTGGGACTCTGGGGCTTTCGGGTATTCTAGCGGTCTTCTTTGGAATCTGGCTAGTGGCCTTCGCCAAGTTGATTCGACCTTCCGGCCGGTGGTGGATCTCTTTGGCTGCTGCATCCCTTTGGGTCGTTTTAGAGTGGGTGCGCTCCTGGATCTTTTGGGGATTTCCTTGGAACCCGGTTTCGGTTTCGCAATGGAACCGACCAGCGGTTTTATCACTGGTTTCCGTCACCGGAGGATGGGGACTATCTTTTCTCCTCGTCTGGCTGAACGTCGCCCTCGCGGAGTGGCTGGTCCGACCCTTTACAGAATGGAAGAGGAAAGGATTCTTGCCGTTCGCGCGAAGGGTCCCACTGATGGTGGTACTTCCGCTTGGCATTCTTATGGTGAGTGCGGGATGGTTCTTTTTTACGATAAATGATCGGGAACCGTCGCAGCCGATTCGGGTAGGCTTCGTCCAGCCCTACCTCTCGATGAAGTGGGATCGCGAACAGGTAAGTGCCAATCTCGATACTCTTTGGGAGGAGACCCTGGCGGTCGGTGACGACGAACCCGATCTGATTCTTTGGCCCGAGTCATCGACCCCGCTTCCCATCGTAGGCAATGATGGCCTCCGGATCGGTGTGGAGCGTCTCGCCACCCGTATTGGTGCGCCGATCCTCATGGGAAACATGGCTTTTTACCGAGAGGATGAGTACTACGAAAACGGCGTCTTCTATGTCGATCCCGAGGATGGATTAGCGGAAGAATATTACGCCAAACGCGAGCTGGTTCCCTTCGGTGAGTTCATTCCCTTTCGGCAGTTTCTACCGTTTCTCGAAACCGTAGTTCCGATCGGATTGGATTGCCGACCGGGCGACCGCCCGGTTTTGTTTCCCTTCCCAGTAGAAGGACAGACCAACGAACAGATTGGTGCGCTCGTTTGCTACGAGGATGTCTTCCCGGGACTGGCCCGAAGCACCGCGGCCGCAGGTGCCGACTGGCTCTTCGTGGCCACGAACAACGTTTGGTATGGCGAGGAAGCGGGTGCCTACCAACACGCCGTCCACGCAGTTCTCCGCGCCGTAGAAACCAGACGCCCGATCCTCCGCAGCGGCAACGGCGGCTGGTCCGGCTGGATCGACGAGTGGGGGAGGGTGCGGTCGGTAGTGGAAAACGAAGAGGGAACCATCTACTTCCGAGGCGGTGAAGTCATCCCGGTAGAACGCGAACTAAGATTCGCCGGCTACCAAACTCCCTTCGTGCGTTGGGGCGACTGGTTTGTGGGGCTTTCCGCTGTAGTCCTACTCGCCTCGATTATCCGATTACTCTCCACCCGACAAAACAACCAACCCCAGTAG
- a CDS encoding SgcJ/EcaC family oxidoreductase, which translates to MKVLARVLVLLLVVGLFYMLFVPKVGSTGRLVPRAVVKADMKSLAIAYNTYVIDAPRVRLPTSSSRHELAVTFAKEAWLNESSLYFFGDDAEEFREQPLVLDGNYVMDPEVFEKKVIFDFAVPSSKDVHSSKIPILWVSGLQEDGTWSEDSLFDGEGGLVAFMDGRVQWFERADFAKYGTDETTQNYLEALPPGSRILGSSVTVVPEELPEISDSSPEEIRQVLQAYVDGRQARDLEAVEAVLHPEVDQLTSRGEWRRGVEGATAGMKRSTSTNPGDRILTVESVRFLRPDVALADARYTIKGIDGPDRWLWSSFTLVKGEDGQWLITSIRNQKPAE; encoded by the coding sequence ATGAAGGTGTTAGCGCGCGTCCTTGTCCTTCTTCTTGTCGTAGGCTTGTTCTACATGTTGTTTGTTCCAAAAGTTGGATCAACAGGAAGGCTAGTCCCGAGAGCAGTTGTAAAGGCCGACATGAAGAGTCTCGCGATTGCATACAATACCTACGTGATCGACGCGCCAAGAGTTCGCCTCCCGACCAGTAGTAGCCGACACGAACTAGCGGTCACATTTGCCAAGGAGGCGTGGTTGAATGAGAGCAGTCTTTACTTCTTTGGGGACGATGCGGAAGAGTTTCGGGAACAACCTCTCGTTCTGGACGGGAACTACGTCATGGATCCGGAGGTATTTGAAAAGAAGGTGATTTTCGATTTTGCTGTTCCGTCTAGTAAGGACGTTCATTCGAGCAAAATTCCGATTCTTTGGGTCAGTGGCCTTCAGGAAGATGGGACGTGGTCCGAAGACTCTCTGTTTGACGGGGAGGGTGGCCTTGTTGCGTTTATGGACGGGCGTGTCCAGTGGTTCGAGAGAGCCGATTTTGCGAAATACGGGACGGACGAAACCACCCAAAATTACCTTGAGGCGTTGCCGCCGGGTTCTCGCATCTTGGGAAGCTCCGTTACGGTTGTGCCTGAGGAGCTTCCCGAGATTTCGGATTCCAGCCCCGAAGAAATCAGACAGGTCCTTCAGGCTTACGTCGACGGTCGTCAGGCGAGGGATCTGGAGGCGGTTGAGGCGGTTTTACATCCAGAGGTCGATCAACTGACCTCCCGTGGCGAGTGGAGGAGGGGAGTAGAAGGGGCTACCGCAGGAATGAAACGAAGCACGTCAACCAATCCCGGGGACCGCATTCTCACCGTGGAATCGGTCCGTTTCCTTCGTCCTGACGTAGCTCTCGCCGATGCCCGCTACACGATTAAGGGGATCGATGGCCCGGATCGATGGCTTTGGAGCAGTTTCACTTTAGTAAAGGGCGAAGATGGACAGTGGCTGATTACATCGATTCGGAACCAGAAACCGGCAGAGTAG
- a CDS encoding DUF3857 domain-containing protein, with protein MRKPTANIVRTSDRANRSRLGSVLACLILSLYPSVVAGQNEKGVQKSASPEWADFIDAFEVSDSTPYSAGGVFYHLVSHHLRANERAIFSRYVYEFQSQVGLEDNSTLVWNFNPEFETLDLHWIRVFRDGQWIDVLPTLALEVVDARTDVSSWFYDDSKDVRAILEDVRVGDVLDYAFTIRGSNPVTKDYYSESVSLGYSVPVGEIRVRFDWPLGNEALRYKTFPELIEPEVREEGDQKTFLWNLVDVAPVIVEDQLPSGTEVLPWVQFSDWPDWSAVADWAVELYPLDSDLPLFLESKRKSILTEGGTPMEMATKALTFVQDSIRYVSIPIGPHSYKPYPPKRIAERRYGDCKDKSLLTVLLLRGLGLEAWPVLVDSVDRSLVVDRLPTPASFDHVVVLAMIEGEEVWMDPTNSHQGGVLPERFFSDYSFGLVVGDETTGLISDVGPQGEEFSRSTIQEQFSLASFSGPVEFKVVSEYFGEEADSLRWNLADDGLDSFARSYLNYYAELYDRIPDSEPLLVKDEREENILTIEETYRFDTLFPDEAGSTTVTNFPAEVIRDNLAYPPERIRSSAFSLPRPLNLEHKIEIQIPDQSEFEDEDFSVENEWFLYEGNVRQEGNLLILSHRYENQLDFVLNEDLDRYVEDLNVVDGWLDYYIEVNQDSSASGNETPSSFFAALRDTFSTPVENAEAEAKVSWTNQGYISGSHAVAFCMISFLGGMLFFRMIRGKAS; from the coding sequence ATGCGCAAGCCTACGGCGAATATTGTGAGAACGAGTGACCGGGCCAACCGGTCAAGACTCGGTTCCGTTCTGGCCTGCCTCATTTTATCGCTATATCCGTCTGTCGTTGCGGGCCAAAATGAAAAGGGGGTCCAGAAGTCTGCGAGTCCTGAATGGGCAGATTTTATAGACGCTTTCGAGGTTTCTGATAGCACGCCGTATTCCGCTGGTGGGGTTTTTTACCACTTGGTTTCACACCATTTGCGGGCGAATGAGAGGGCAATCTTCTCCCGCTACGTCTACGAGTTTCAATCACAGGTGGGTTTGGAGGATAATAGCACGTTAGTCTGGAACTTTAACCCGGAATTCGAGACGCTTGACTTGCACTGGATCCGAGTTTTTCGGGACGGTCAGTGGATAGATGTGTTACCGACTCTCGCTCTTGAGGTAGTCGATGCGCGAACAGACGTCAGTTCGTGGTTCTACGATGATTCGAAGGATGTCCGTGCTATTCTCGAAGACGTTCGGGTAGGGGATGTGCTCGATTACGCGTTTACGATCCGTGGGAGTAATCCGGTCACAAAAGACTACTATTCCGAGTCAGTCTCTTTGGGCTACTCGGTGCCTGTCGGTGAAATTCGCGTTCGGTTCGACTGGCCCCTCGGCAACGAAGCTCTTCGTTATAAGACGTTTCCCGAATTGATCGAACCTGAGGTTCGAGAGGAGGGTGATCAAAAGACCTTCCTCTGGAATCTTGTCGATGTGGCCCCGGTAATCGTCGAGGATCAACTGCCTTCTGGGACGGAGGTGCTTCCTTGGGTTCAGTTTTCGGACTGGCCTGACTGGTCAGCAGTCGCGGATTGGGCGGTAGAATTGTATCCGCTTGATTCTGATTTGCCTCTTTTTTTGGAGTCCAAACGAAAGTCGATTTTGACTGAGGGAGGAACCCCAATGGAGATGGCGACCAAAGCGCTGACTTTTGTTCAGGACTCAATTCGCTACGTTTCAATTCCGATAGGCCCACACTCTTATAAACCCTACCCGCCCAAGAGAATAGCGGAGAGACGCTATGGTGACTGCAAGGATAAAAGCCTTTTAACCGTGCTCTTGTTGCGAGGTCTTGGTCTCGAGGCATGGCCCGTTCTTGTCGATAGCGTGGATCGCAGCCTCGTGGTTGATCGTTTACCAACTCCCGCCTCATTTGATCATGTAGTGGTTCTGGCGATGATTGAGGGTGAAGAGGTCTGGATGGATCCCACCAACAGTCATCAAGGTGGAGTGTTGCCCGAGCGTTTTTTCTCCGACTACAGCTTTGGTTTGGTAGTCGGAGATGAGACTACCGGATTGATCAGTGATGTAGGACCACAGGGAGAAGAGTTTTCCCGTTCGACAATTCAAGAGCAGTTTTCCTTGGCGAGCTTTTCTGGTCCTGTAGAATTCAAGGTGGTGTCCGAATATTTCGGTGAGGAGGCGGATTCGCTTCGCTGGAACCTGGCTGACGACGGTCTCGATTCTTTTGCCAGAAGCTACCTGAATTACTACGCCGAACTCTATGATCGTATTCCCGATTCGGAGCCACTTTTGGTGAAGGACGAGCGAGAGGAGAACATCCTCACGATCGAGGAGACTTACCGTTTCGATACTTTGTTTCCGGATGAGGCAGGTTCGACTACCGTTACGAATTTTCCTGCTGAGGTCATTCGCGACAATCTGGCTTACCCTCCGGAGCGGATCCGCTCGTCAGCTTTCTCACTTCCTAGGCCACTTAATTTGGAGCACAAGATCGAGATTCAGATTCCGGACCAGTCGGAATTCGAGGATGAAGATTTCTCGGTAGAGAATGAGTGGTTCCTCTACGAAGGAAATGTCCGGCAAGAAGGAAATCTCCTGATCCTCTCCCATCGTTATGAAAACCAACTGGATTTTGTGTTGAATGAGGACCTTGACCGCTACGTTGAGGATTTGAATGTGGTAGATGGTTGGCTCGACTATTATATTGAGGTCAACCAAGACAGTTCGGCGTCAGGTAACGAGACACCAAGCTCTTTCTTCGCAGCCTTGCGGGATACCTTCTCTACCCCAGTTGAAAACGCTGAAGCCGAGGCAAAGGTCTCTTGGACTAACCAAGGTTACATTTCAGGCAGCCACGCGGTGGCCTTTTGTATGATCTCATTTCTCGGTGGAATGCTCTTTTTTAGAATGATACGGGGTAAAGCTTCCTGA
- the metG gene encoding methionine--tRNA ligase, which produces MKKFYITTAIDYANGKPHLGHAYEKVLTDVIARTRRMSGEDVYFLTGMDEHGQKVQQSAQREGVEPIEYTNSIAEDFQALCRDLNISNNDFIRTTEERHRVVVQGLLQKLYDAGEIYLAEYSGFYSTRAEQFVLEKDKVDGKWPEEFGDVQPITERNYYFKQSKYQEWLIGFLRDNPDFIYPRYRLKQVQEFLKEPLNDLCISRPVERLSWGIPLPFDDGFVTYVWFDALVNYISAIGYGSHDFDEFWPADYHVIGKDIMLPPHSVYWPIMLHACGISLPKHLLVHGWWTLSGAKMSKSTGAVVNPLEMVERFGADSFRYFVMREMAVGQDSDFSEELFLSRYNGELGNDLGNLLSRLLNMGGRFTDHKIPESSIKESPEQDLQETWKKNWSKAREAYDGFLFHFALEEIFDFIKSINRYAEIRAPWKLAKSEAEEDRKELETSLAFMAEGLRLAAAALTPVMPEVSTKIVALLGCEPVADWSEGMEWSDLLAGSTLGEKTILFPRP; this is translated from the coding sequence ATGAAGAAGTTCTACATTACGACCGCAATTGACTATGCGAATGGTAAGCCTCACCTCGGGCATGCCTACGAGAAGGTGCTTACTGATGTAATTGCACGAACCCGTCGTATGTCAGGGGAGGATGTTTATTTTCTCACTGGGATGGATGAACATGGGCAGAAGGTCCAACAATCAGCCCAACGGGAAGGGGTCGAACCGATCGAGTACACGAACTCTATCGCCGAAGATTTTCAGGCACTTTGCCGCGATCTCAACATTTCGAACAACGATTTTATTCGAACAACCGAAGAACGTCACCGTGTAGTCGTGCAAGGCCTTTTGCAGAAGCTTTATGATGCGGGCGAGATCTACCTAGCGGAGTATTCAGGGTTTTACAGCACACGCGCTGAACAGTTTGTTCTCGAAAAGGACAAAGTAGATGGAAAATGGCCTGAGGAGTTTGGCGACGTCCAGCCCATCACCGAGCGCAACTACTACTTCAAACAGAGTAAATATCAGGAATGGTTGATCGGCTTTCTTCGGGATAACCCGGACTTCATTTACCCGCGCTATCGACTGAAGCAGGTTCAGGAGTTTTTGAAGGAACCGTTGAATGACCTCTGTATTTCGAGACCAGTCGAAAGACTATCGTGGGGAATCCCCCTTCCTTTTGACGATGGTTTTGTGACTTACGTTTGGTTCGATGCACTGGTCAATTATATCTCTGCTATCGGATACGGTAGCCACGACTTTGATGAATTTTGGCCTGCAGACTATCATGTGATCGGCAAGGACATTATGCTACCGCCTCATTCGGTTTACTGGCCCATCATGCTGCATGCCTGTGGGATTTCGTTGCCTAAACACTTGTTGGTTCACGGTTGGTGGACTTTGTCGGGTGCAAAGATGTCAAAAAGCACGGGGGCCGTCGTCAACCCTCTGGAGATGGTCGAGCGTTTTGGAGCAGACTCCTTCCGTTACTTCGTGATGAGGGAAATGGCGGTTGGTCAGGACAGTGACTTTTCCGAAGAGCTTTTTCTTAGCCGCTATAATGGGGAGCTCGGCAACGACCTTGGTAATCTTCTTAGCCGTCTGCTGAATATGGGCGGGCGATTTACGGACCACAAAATTCCCGAAAGCTCGATCAAGGAAAGTCCCGAGCAAGACTTGCAGGAGACATGGAAGAAGAACTGGTCAAAAGCGCGCGAAGCCTACGATGGTTTTCTGTTCCATTTCGCGTTGGAGGAGATCTTTGACTTCATCAAAAGCATCAACCGATACGCCGAAATCAGGGCGCCGTGGAAGCTTGCGAAGTCCGAAGCTGAAGAGGACCGTAAAGAGTTGGAAACCTCACTTGCCTTCATGGCAGAGGGCCTTCGGCTTGCGGCTGCTGCCCTCACACCGGTTATGCCTGAAGTGAGCACAAAGATTGTCGCCCTACTTGGATGCGAGCCCGTCGCCGATTGGAGCGAAGGAATGGAATGGTCGGACCTACTTGCGGGCTCGACCCTTGGTGAGAAGACGATCCTCTTTCCCCGTCCATAG